A genomic region of Metopolophium dirhodum isolate CAU chromosome 1, ASM1992520v1, whole genome shotgun sequence contains the following coding sequences:
- the LOC132932951 gene encoding uncharacterized protein LOC132932951 gives MVQNYGDSKHKKATMNVEKFYDESIHANYQHLSKNETRGYNLNEDEWTQRVPIDDASADCSLFKKKKKKKKGDKQMVQNEEGAINDKTTLNFDKLYDEVFHDNHQYLNKNETRDSNLNKDEWTQRVPIDDASADGSLLVSAKAKIPLNDLILFIVQNEEGAINDKTTLNFDKLYDEVFHDNHQYLNKNETRDSNLNKDEWTQRVPIDDASADCSLVMKKKKIKKGDKQMMNGHKEFLLTMPLQMALC, from the exons AT GGTACAAAATTATGGAGATTCAAAACACAAAAAAGCTACTATGAATGTAGAGAAGTTTTATGATGAGTCCATTCATGCCAATTACCAGCATTTGAGTAAAAACGAAACAAggggttataatttaaatgaag atgaatGGACACAAAGAGTTCCTATTGACGATGCCTCTGCAGATTGCTCTTT atttaaaaagaagaagaagaaaaagaaggGAGATAAACAAATG GTGCAAAATGAAGAAGGTGCGATTAATGATAAAACTACATTGAATTTTGATAAGTTGTACGATGAGGTATTTCATGACAATCAccagtatttgaataaaaacgaAACAAGGGATTCTAATTTAAACAAAG atgaatGGACACAAAGAGTTCCTATTGACGATGCCTCTGCAGATGGCTCTTTGTTAGTATCTGCGAAAGCTAAAATTCCTTTAAAtgatcttattttatttatt GTGCAAAATGAAGAAGGTGCGATTAATGATAAAACTACATTGAATTTTGATAAGTTGTACGATGAGGTATTTCATGACAATCAccagtatttgaataaaaacgaAACAAGGGATTCTAATTTAAACAAAG atgaatGGACACAAAGAGTTCCTATTGACGATGCCTCTGCAGATTGCTCTTT GGTTATGAAAAAGAAGAAGATAAAGAAGGGAGATAAACAAATG atgaatGGACACAAAGAGTTCCTATTGACGATGCCTCTGCAGATGGCTCTTTGTTAG
- the LOC132932952 gene encoding uncharacterized protein LOC132932952: MANCRFNKKKKKKKGDKQMVQYYEDSIHNKAPMNVEKFYVESFHANYQHLNKNGTRGYNLNEDEWTQKVPIDDASADCSLVMKKKKIKKGDKQMVQYYEDSIHNKAPMNVEKFYVESFHANYQHLNKNGTRGYNLNEDEWTRRVPIDDASADGSLLVQNEEGAINDKTTLNFDKLYDEMNGQEGFLLVMPLKMVQYYEDSIHNEAPMNVEKFYVESFHANYQHLNKNGTRGYNLNEDEWTQRVPIDDASADCS, translated from the exons atggccAACTGTAGATTtaataagaagaagaagaaaaagaaggGAGATAAACAAATG gtacaatattatgaagatTCAATACACAATAAAGCTCCAATGAATGTAGAGAAGTTTTATGTTGAGTCCTTTCATGCCAATTACCAGCATTTGAATAAAAACGGAACAAGGGGTTATAATTTAAACGAAG atgaatGGACACAAAAAGTTCCTATTGACGATGCCTCTGCAGATTGCTCTTT GGTTATGAAAAAGAAGAAGATAAAGAAGGGAGATAAACAAATG gtacaatattatgaagatTCAATACACAATAAAGCTCCAATGAATGTAGAGAAGTTTTATGTTGAGTCCTTTCATGCCAATTACCAGCATTTGAATAAAAACGGAACAAGGGGTTATAATTTAAACGAAG atgaatGGACACGAAGAGTTCCTATTGACGATGCCTCTGCAGATGGCTCTTTGTTA GTGCAAAATGAAGAAGGTGCGATTAATGATAAAACTACATTGAATTTTGATAAGTTGTACGATGAG atgaaCGGACAAGAAGGATTCCTTTTGGTGATGCCTCTGAAGATG gtacaatattatgaagatTCAATACACAATGAAGCTCCAATGAATGTAGAGAAGTTTTATGTTGAGTCCTTTCATGCCAATTACCAGCATTTGAATAAAAACGGAACAAGGGGTTATAATTTAAACGAAG atgaatGGACACAAAGAGTTCCTATTGACGATGCCTCTGCAGATTGCTCT
- the LOC132937241 gene encoding E3 SUMO-protein ligase ZBED1-like, with protein MSNKCKSWVWLYAKRHGDKAYCDLCTENENNEFCCIGGTTGSLGRHLKTIHSIKPPTTVTRRVVSGHEFVNSGILTSSTTTASSSESQSLEIDAPIPRKRRRTFINREDKICNSEKTEQIHQALAKMIAVNQMPISFCSSEGFKQFMAVVEPNYKICKEGAIKSRMKVLRSSVTEIIQKKLRDSKSIACTSDCWSSLSQHSYITVTTHIIDDQWCPKSYTLTTHAMEESHTAVNLAHQLEDTFDKWEIGGKIMTVVTDNARNAINAVQLLTNISETYDVTCAAHSIQLAVNNGLGQDGITTLIQLSSKMVGHFKHSNVAKHALTKMQEQLGLTQQSLIQSCKTRWNSVYMMLDRLYANRCAVTNVLADRNTTNVSIAKKLEITESDWTKMETLIILLKPLQIVTTVFCAETHSPVSMVRPLLSKVIEKHFQLNKDDNEVVINFKQTVVSQLKERFKLNNLENIVSTRQVSSFFDPRYKELEHEEIDVRENIRSKVKNLLVEMNTPDNREETNVCVQKNKGALEFLYGEEVRDINDASTQYHYYLAEPQLRYDFDPFEWWKSHEKKYPLIAELAKKYLSIPATSVSSERCFSTAGNVVTSKRNCLAPENVNMLVFLYQNRQLLL; from the exons aTGAGTAATAAGTGTAAAAGTTGGGTGTGGCTGTATGCTAAACGGCATGGCGATAAAGCTTACTGTGATTTGTGTACCGAAAATGAAAACAATGAATTTTGTTGTATTGGTGGAACAACAGGATCTTTGGGCAgacatttaaaaactatacatagtataaaacCACCTACAACTGTAACACGAAG GGTTGTTTCTGGTCATGAATTTGTTAATTCCGGTATCTTAACCAGTTCAACTACGACTGCAAGTTCTTCAGAATCGCAAAGTTTGGAAATTGACGCGCCAATACCTAGGAAACGACGACGAACTTTTATAAATCGGGAGGACAAAATTTGCAATTCTGAAAAAACCGAACAGATACATCAAGCATTGGCAAAAATGATAGCCGTGAATCAAATGCCCATATCTTTTTGTTCAAGTGAaggttttaaacaatttatggcTGTTGTTGaacctaattataaaatttgtaaagAAGGAGCAATAAAATCCAGAATGAAAGTGTTAAGATCGTCAGTAACAGaaataatacagaaaaaattAAGAGATTCTAAAAGTATAGCATGTACATCTGACTGTTGGTCATCATTATCTCAACACAGCTATATTACAGTTACTACTCATATAATTGATGATCAATGGTGCCCGAAGTCATATACACTTACAACACATGCAATGGAGGAATCTCATACTGCTGTAAATCTTGCTCATCAATTAGAAGATACGTTTGATAAATGGGAAATTGGTGGAAAAATTATGACAGTTGTCACAGATAATGCGAGAAATGCAATAAATGCTGTACAGTTACTGACAAATATCTCTGAAACATACGATGTAACGTGCGCTGCTCATAGCATTCAACTCGCGGTCAACAATGGATTAGGACAAGATGGAATCACTACACTAATTCAGTTAAGTAGTAAAATGGTTGGTCATTTTAAGCATTCCAATGTAGCTAAGCATGCTTTAACAAAAATGCAAGAGCAGCTTGGATTAACACAACAAAGTCTGATCCAAAGTTGTAAAACAAGATGGAATTCAGTATATATGATGTTGGATCGTCTTTATGCTAACAGGTGTGCTGTGACAAACGTCTTAGCAGATCGTAATACAACAAATGTTTCAATAGCAAAAAAGTTGGAAATTACGGAAAGTGACTGGACAAAAATGGAAACTTTGATTATCTTGTTAAAACCATTACAAATTGTCACAACTGTGTTTTGTGCCGAAACACATTCTCCTGTATCAATGGTTAGACCACTTCTTTCAAAAGTGATTGAAAAACACTTTCAACTAAACAAAGATGATAATGAAGTcgttataaatttcaaacagaCAGTAGTGTCGCAATTGAAAGAACGTTTTAAGCTTAACAATTTAGAAAACATAGTATCTACAAGACAAGTCTCATCATTTTTTGACCCGAGGTATAAAGAATTGGAACATGAAGAAATAGATGTAAGGGAAAATATTCGTTCCAAAGTAAAAAATTTACTGGTTGAAATGAATACTCCGGATAACAGAGAGGAAACTAAcgtttgtgttcaaaaaaataagggTGCACTTGAATTTTTATACGGCGAAGAAGTTCGTGACATCAATGATGCTTCGACACAATACCATTATTACTTAGCAGAACCACAACTGAGGTACGATTTTGATCCATTTGAATGGTGGAAGtcacatgaaaaaaaatatccttTAATAGCCGAGTTAGCAAAGAAATATTTGTCAATACCAGCAACATCTGTAAGTTCGGAACGATGTTTTTCAACTGCCGGGAATGTCGTTACGTCCAAAAGGAACTGTTTAGCAccagaaaatgttaatatgttagtatttttgtatcaaaatcgtcaattattattatag
- the LOC132934987 gene encoding zinc finger protein 25-like, with protein MNVEKFFVESFHANYQHLNKNGTRGYNLNEDEWTQRVPIDDASADGSLFKKKKKKKKGDKQMVQNEEGAINDKTTLNFDKLYDEVFHDNHQYLNKNETRDSNLNKDEWTRRIPFGDASEDGSLIKKKKMKLKEDKQMVKDSMNDKAALNVDTFYNDTLTNDMILNKDKTRDLYLNKDECTRRIPVAYASEGDSLLKSQLKNTKKKKKISKVVNNKEVMSPKKSNKRKRRTYFKEYSKNDTPQSADTDMETYVTNNYIGEDVTKKLEFIDSLDDQTSGYRTMTDTSMYFGLYCNQTSNNAYGVHGHENVFTGKTPLWCDVCFKTFTYISQLVIHKRTHTGEKPYGCDFCGKSFSAQSHLVRHIRTHTGERPYVCNVCGKSFARQDSLVIHNRTHTGERPYACNFCGKSFARQDSLVIHNRTHTGEKPFECGFCGKKFSSSSGCRTHTLGVHKEYL; from the exons ATGAATGTAGAGAAGTTTTTTGTTGAGTCCTTTCATGCCAATTACCAGCATTTGAATAAAAACGGAACAAGGGGTTATAATTTAAACGAAG atgaatGGACACAAAGAGTTCCTATTGACGATGCCTCTGCAGATGGCTCTTT atttaaaaagaagaagaagaaaaagaaggGAGATAAACAAATG GTGCAAAATGAAGAAGGTGCGATTAATGATAAAACTACATTGAATTTTGATAAGTTGTACGATGAGGTATTTCATGACAATCAccagtatttgaataaaaacgaAACAAGGGATTCTAATTTAAACAAAG atgaatGGACAAGAAGGATTCCTTTTGGTGATGCCTCTGAAGATGGCTcttt aataaaaaaaaagaagatgaAATTGAAGGAAGATAAACAAATG GTTAAAGATTCAATGAACGATAAAGCTGCGTTGAATGTAGATACGTTTTATAATGACACCCTAACTAATGACATGATTTTGAATAAGGACAAAACAAGAGATCTTTATTTAAACAAAG atgAATGTACAAGAAGGATTCCTGTTGCTTATGCTTCAGAAGGTGACTCTTT gttaaaaagtcaattaaaaaacactaagaaaaagaagaaaatatctaag gttgtaaataataaagaagTAATGTCACCGAAAAAATCGAATAAACGTAAACGGCGGAcgtattttaaagaatattcgAAGAACGATACCCCTCAATCAGCGGATACGGATATGGAGACATatgttactaataattatattggagAAGACGTTACTAAgaaattagaatttattgaTTCTTTGGACGATCAGACGTCGGGATATCGCACCATGACTGACACAAGTATGTATTTTGGCCTATATTGTAATCAAACGTCTAACAACGCCTACGGTGTACATGGTCACGAAAATGTTTTCACTGGAAAAACTCCTCTCTGGTGCGACGTTTGCTTTAAAACGTTTACCTACATATCCCAATTGGTTATACATAAAAGAACGCACACCGGCGAGAAACCATATGGCTGCGATTTTTGTGGAAAATCGTTTTCCGCGCAAAGTCATTTGGTTCGACATATAAGAACACACACCGGTGAGAGACCATACGTGTGCAATGTTTGTGGCAAATCATTTGCCAGACAAGATAGTTTGGTTATACATAATAGAACACACACCGGCGAGAGACCATATGCCTGCAATTTTTGTGGCAAATCATTTGCCAGACAAGATAGTTTGGTTATACATAATAGAACACACACCGGCGAAAAACCATTCGAGTGCGGTTTTTgtggaaaaa